Proteins encoded together in one Pseudoroseomonas cervicalis window:
- a CDS encoding glycosyltransferase — protein MSPPGPSRRAASAAPRAAAPQAPLVCLLSAAHAPTDLRVVGKEGAALAEAGWRVLHICPGTAAPEQHAGVAIRPYRRAAGWRARLLGLPALARRARQSGAAVLHASEPDAWAAAIWAARGGRARVVLDVHEHYPSRLDDRLPAALRPLARAALRLACRAMAWRADAVVVAKDGLDGDFAAPDRTIAVRNYAAASAVTPRRHAGHGPLTLVHLGALGRARGAFVMLEALALCPEDTRLKLIGRFTDGSEAEFLARARTLGLEQRIERLGWMPHAAALAEAAQGDLGLVLFQPGIENHRLALPHKLFDCMLAGLPVIAPDFATEVAEVVQGAGNGLLVDSADPAAIATAVAALAEPAQRQALAERGRRAAETRFGWAPEAARLVALYHRLAPLPPAAPPARPSDAA, from the coding sequence ATGAGCCCGCCCGGACCCTCGCGCCGGGCGGCCAGTGCCGCGCCGCGCGCCGCCGCGCCGCAGGCGCCGCTGGTCTGCCTGCTCTCGGCCGCGCATGCGCCGACCGATCTGCGCGTCGTCGGCAAGGAGGGCGCGGCGCTGGCCGAGGCCGGCTGGCGCGTGCTGCATATCTGCCCCGGCACCGCGGCGCCGGAGCAGCATGCGGGGGTGGCGATCCGCCCCTATCGCCGCGCCGCGGGCTGGCGCGCCCGGCTGCTCGGCCTGCCTGCCCTGGCGCGGCGGGCGCGGCAGAGCGGCGCCGCGGTGCTGCACGCCTCCGAACCCGATGCCTGGGCGGCGGCGATCTGGGCGGCGCGCGGCGGCCGCGCCCGGGTGGTGCTGGATGTGCATGAGCACTACCCCTCGCGGCTCGACGACCGGCTGCCGGCGGCGCTGCGGCCGCTGGCCCGCGCCGCGCTGCGCCTGGCCTGCCGCGCCATGGCCTGGCGCGCCGATGCGGTGGTGGTGGCGAAGGACGGGCTGGATGGCGATTTCGCCGCCCCCGACCGCACCATCGCCGTGCGCAACTATGCCGCCGCCAGCGCCGTCACGCCGCGCCGCCATGCGGGGCACGGGCCGCTGACGCTGGTGCATCTGGGCGCGCTGGGCCGGGCGCGCGGCGCCTTCGTCATGCTGGAGGCGCTGGCGCTCTGCCCCGAGGACACCCGGCTGAAGCTGATCGGCCGCTTCACCGACGGGTCGGAGGCCGAGTTCCTGGCGCGGGCCCGCACGTTGGGGCTGGAGCAGCGCATCGAGCGGCTGGGCTGGATGCCGCATGCGGCGGCGCTGGCCGAGGCGGCGCAGGGCGATCTGGGCCTGGTGCTGTTCCAGCCGGGCATCGAGAACCACCGGCTGGCGCTGCCGCACAAGCTGTTCGACTGCATGCTGGCCGGGCTGCCGGTGATCGCCCCGGATTTCGCCACCGAGGTGGCGGAGGTGGTGCAGGGCGCCGGCAATGGCCTGCTGGTGGACAGCGCCGACCCCGCCGCCATCGCCACCGCCGTGGCGGCGCTGGCGGAGCCGGCGCAGCGCCAGGCCCTGGCCGAGCGCGGCCGCCGCGCCGCCGAGACCCGCTTCGGCTGGGCGCCCGAGGCGGCGCGGCTGGTGGCGCTGTATCACCGCCTGGCGCCGCTGCCGCCGGCCGCCCCGCCCGCGCGCCCCAGCGACGCCGCCTGA
- the wecB gene encoding non-hydrolyzing UDP-N-acetylglucosamine 2-epimerase, with protein sequence MSDAPLLHLVAAARPNLPKLAALWHALAARPGLCRPVLVHTGQHADPAMFGAHLADLGLPAPQISLGIAAGGGHADFTARTLAACGALWQRERPALVVVAGDVDATLAAALAARKLGIPVAHLEAGLRCGDRDMAEEINRRAVDAIADLLWAPDAASAARLLAEGHAPEAVCAVGNAMIDTLLARLPAARARPLPEGLLPGAYGVVTLHRAANVDDRAALTRLLGALREAATLLPLAWPLHPRSAARLREAGLALPPGIRLLPPLGYLDFIGLLARARLVATDSGGVQEEAALLDLPCMTLRPSTERPVTLDSGANRLVRPHELAECVQEVLDGAWPPARPIPLWDGRAGARMAEHLAGFLAGRAHPAPPAFAGSALPPSPPTGRASPVARHAGAPPATRAAFAPPEAKAAPGGPPRHARPGRDAA encoded by the coding sequence ATGAGCGACGCACCCCTGCTCCACCTTGTGGCCGCGGCGCGGCCGAACCTGCCGAAGCTGGCGGCGCTGTGGCACGCCCTGGCGGCGCGGCCCGGCCTGTGCCGCCCGGTGCTGGTGCATACCGGCCAGCATGCCGACCCGGCGATGTTCGGCGCGCATCTGGCCGATCTCGGCCTGCCGGCGCCGCAGATCAGCCTGGGCATCGCCGCCGGCGGCGGCCATGCCGATTTCACCGCCCGGACGCTGGCCGCCTGCGGCGCGCTCTGGCAGCGGGAGCGCCCGGCCCTGGTGGTGGTGGCCGGCGATGTCGACGCCACGCTGGCGGCGGCGCTGGCGGCGCGCAAGCTCGGCATCCCGGTCGCGCATCTGGAGGCCGGGCTGCGCTGCGGCGACCGCGACATGGCGGAGGAGATCAACCGCCGCGCGGTGGATGCCATCGCCGACCTGCTCTGGGCGCCGGACGCGGCCAGCGCCGCCCGGCTGCTGGCCGAGGGCCATGCGCCGGAGGCGGTCTGCGCCGTCGGCAATGCCATGATCGACACGCTGCTGGCGCGGCTGCCGGCGGCGCGCGCCCGGCCGCTGCCGGAAGGGCTGCTGCCCGGCGCCTATGGGGTGGTGACGCTGCACCGCGCCGCCAATGTCGATGACCGCGCGGCGCTGACCCGGCTGCTCGGCGCGCTGCGCGAGGCGGCCACGCTGCTGCCGCTGGCCTGGCCGCTGCATCCGCGCAGCGCCGCCCGGCTGCGCGAGGCCGGGCTGGCCCTGCCGCCCGGCATCCGGCTGCTGCCGCCGCTCGGCTATCTCGACTTCATCGGGCTGCTGGCGCGCGCCCGGCTGGTCGCCACCGACAGCGGCGGGGTGCAGGAGGAGGCGGCTTTGCTCGACCTGCCCTGCATGACGCTGCGCCCCTCCACCGAGCGGCCGGTGACCCTGGATTCCGGCGCCAACCGGCTGGTGCGGCCGCATGAGCTGGCCGAATGCGTGCAGGAGGTGCTGGACGGCGCCTGGCCGCCGGCGCGGCCGATCCCGCTCTGGGATGGCCGGGCCGGGGCACGCATGGCCGAGCATCTGGCCGGCTTCCTGGCCGGGCGCGCCCACCCCGCCCCGCCCGCCTTCGCAGGTTCCGCCCTTCCTCCCTCCCCCCCGACCGGAAGGGCGAGCCCGGTGGCGCGCCACGCTGGCGCGCCGCCCGCCACCCGGGCCGCCTTCGCCCCCCCCGAGGCGAAGGCGGCCCCGGGTGGCCCCCCCCGCCATGCCCGCCCCGGGCGCGACGCGGCATGA
- a CDS encoding glycosyltransferase family 4 protein has translation MRILYLHQHYSGPAGATATRSHAMASALVARGHHVTLACGRYQGAVTGLSGGFHQGRREGLLRGLRLVEFDIPCGNEQGLGARSLAFGRYAAAAGRLALSSRWDLVVASSTPLTVALPALLARRLRGTPFVFEIRDPWPELPRALGGVPRWALSGMDWLADAACRRAAAVVALSEGMATTALARGAAPERVHVVPNGCDLELFGPQVTPWRPAEAAPWEMLAVYAGTHGRANGLDQLLDAAAQLQQRGERRIRLLLVGEGSEKPRLREQAAARGLHNVSFLGPLPKRQLAALLAGAQLGLHCLAPLPEFAEWTSPNKLMDYLAAGLPVVGNVPGRAARLLAEGPCGLSTPPGDAALLAEALRWMAEQPERRRAMGLAARDQAVRRWDRRLQAARFVEILAEAATRRPLPQAGLVPA, from the coding sequence ATGCGCATCCTCTATCTGCACCAGCATTATTCCGGCCCCGCCGGCGCCACCGCGACGCGCAGCCACGCCATGGCCTCCGCCCTGGTGGCGCGCGGCCACCATGTGACCCTGGCCTGCGGCCGCTACCAGGGCGCCGTCACCGGCCTGTCGGGCGGCTTCCACCAGGGCCGGCGCGAGGGGCTGCTGCGCGGGCTGCGGCTGGTCGAGTTCGACATTCCCTGCGGCAATGAGCAGGGGCTCGGCGCCCGCAGCCTGGCCTTCGGCCGCTACGCCGCCGCCGCCGGGCGGCTGGCGCTCTCCTCCCGCTGGGACCTGGTGGTGGCCAGCTCCACCCCGCTCACCGTGGCGCTGCCGGCGCTGCTGGCGCGGCGGCTGCGCGGCACCCCCTTCGTCTTCGAGATCCGCGACCCCTGGCCGGAGCTGCCGCGGGCGCTGGGCGGGGTGCCGCGCTGGGCGCTGTCCGGCATGGACTGGCTGGCGGACGCCGCCTGCCGCCGCGCCGCCGCCGTGGTGGCGCTGAGCGAGGGCATGGCCACCACCGCGCTGGCCCGCGGCGCGGCGCCGGAGCGGGTGCATGTGGTGCCGAATGGCTGCGACCTGGAGCTGTTCGGCCCGCAGGTCACCCCCTGGCGCCCGGCCGAGGCGGCGCCCTGGGAGATGCTTGCGGTCTATGCCGGCACGCATGGCCGCGCCAACGGGCTGGACCAGCTGCTGGACGCGGCGGCGCAGCTGCAGCAGCGGGGCGAGCGCCGCATCCGCCTGCTGCTGGTGGGCGAGGGCTCGGAGAAGCCGCGGCTGCGCGAGCAGGCGGCGGCGCGCGGGCTGCACAATGTCAGCTTCCTGGGGCCGCTGCCGAAGCGGCAGCTGGCCGCGCTGCTGGCCGGCGCGCAGCTCGGGCTGCACTGCCTGGCGCCGCTGCCCGAATTCGCCGAATGGACCTCGCCCAACAAGCTGATGGACTATCTGGCGGCCGGGCTGCCGGTGGTCGGCAATGTGCCCGGCCGCGCCGCGCGGCTGCTGGCCGAGGGGCCCTGCGGCCTGTCCACCCCGCCCGGCGACGCCGCGCTGCTGGCCGAGGCGCTGCGCTGGATGGCCGAGCAGCCGGAGCGGCGCCGCGCCATGGGCCTGGCGGCGCGCGACCAGGCGGTGCGGCGCTGGGACCGCCGGCTGCAGGCCGCCCGCTTCGTCGAGATCCTGGCCGAGGCCGCGACCCGCCGCCCCCTGCCGCAGGCCGGGCTGGTGCCGGCATGA
- a CDS encoding DegT/DnrJ/EryC1/StrS family aminotransferase — MAAIQGWTGDAAFGGAGSVLPFPPRPRVVAPAQPRIHLSPPSLVGGELATLSRTLTAGWIAPAGPVPAAFEEAISQATGFAHTAAVASGTAALHLAYRVLGVERGDEVWTQSLTFVATIAPAVQMGARPRFLDVAPESWTLDPEVLESQLRQAARRGKLPRAVVPVDLYGQPCDLDAILALCGRWGVPVLCDSAEALGAQYRGRPVAKGAALAAFSFNGNKIITAGGGGALVSDDPALIARARHLATQAKEAAPHYQHETTGYSYGLSSVLASVGLAQIGALPARVAARRLVQARYAEALSDLPGVSFMPEPEWSRATHWLTVLQLDPQRCEATPETLRRVLEAANIESRPVWKPLHLQPAFRGARCHGPGHSGRLFERGLCLPSGAMSAAEQDRVIDVVRACLLGG; from the coding sequence ATGGCGGCGATCCAGGGCTGGACGGGCGATGCGGCTTTCGGCGGAGCGGGCAGCGTGTTGCCCTTCCCGCCCCGACCCAGGGTGGTGGCGCCGGCGCAACCGCGCATCCACCTCTCCCCGCCCAGCCTGGTGGGGGGGGAGCTCGCGACGCTCAGCCGCACCCTGACCGCCGGCTGGATCGCCCCCGCCGGCCCGGTCCCCGCCGCCTTCGAGGAGGCGATCAGCCAGGCCACCGGCTTCGCCCATACCGCCGCCGTCGCCTCCGGCACCGCGGCGCTGCACCTGGCCTACCGGGTGCTGGGGGTGGAGCGCGGCGACGAGGTCTGGACCCAGAGCCTGACCTTCGTCGCCACCATCGCCCCGGCGGTGCAGATGGGCGCCCGGCCGCGCTTCCTGGATGTGGCGCCGGAGAGCTGGACGCTGGACCCCGAGGTGCTGGAGAGCCAGCTGCGCCAGGCGGCGCGGCGCGGCAAGCTGCCGCGCGCCGTGGTGCCGGTCGATCTCTACGGCCAGCCCTGCGACCTCGACGCCATCCTGGCGCTGTGCGGCCGCTGGGGCGTGCCGGTGCTGTGCGACAGCGCCGAGGCGCTGGGCGCGCAGTATCGTGGCCGACCCGTGGCCAAGGGCGCGGCGCTGGCCGCCTTCTCCTTCAACGGCAACAAGATCATCACCGCCGGCGGCGGCGGCGCGCTGGTCTCCGACGACCCGGCGCTGATCGCCCGCGCCCGGCACCTCGCCACCCAGGCGAAGGAGGCGGCGCCGCATTACCAGCATGAGACGACGGGCTATTCCTACGGCCTGTCCTCGGTGCTGGCCTCGGTCGGGCTGGCGCAGATCGGCGCCCTGCCGGCCCGCGTCGCCGCCCGCCGCCTGGTGCAGGCGCGCTATGCCGAGGCGCTGTCCGACCTGCCGGGCGTCAGCTTCATGCCCGAGCCGGAATGGAGCCGCGCGACCCACTGGCTGACCGTGCTGCAGCTCGACCCGCAGCGCTGCGAGGCGACGCCGGAGACGCTGCGCCGGGTGCTGGAGGCCGCCAATATCGAGAGCCGCCCGGTCTGGAAGCCGCTGCATCTGCAGCCCGCCTTCCGCGGCGCCCGCTGCCACGGCCCCGGCCATTCCGGGCGGCTGTTCGAGCGCGGCCTCTGCCTGCCCAGCGGCGCCATGAGCGCGGCCGAGCAGGACCGCGTCATCGATGTCGTCCGCGCCTGCCTGCTGGGGGGCTGA
- a CDS encoding sugar transferase → MPAELPPPLPPGAYARWGKRGLDALGAALLLLALAPLLLAVALAVRLALGRPVLFRQSRAGRHGRPFTLIKFRSMREGPGEDAERLGRFGRLLRASALDELPQLINVLRGEMSLVGPRPLPLAYLPRYTPAQRSRLRARPGLAGPAQAAGRNAVPWEERLARDALYVQRISVCGDFRAGLGTIFILLKGHGVNAPGHATMPRFDSNVAVPPPDLDRDLNIHG, encoded by the coding sequence GTGCCGGCTGAGCTGCCTCCCCCCCTGCCCCCCGGCGCCTATGCGCGCTGGGGCAAGCGCGGGCTGGACGCGCTGGGGGCGGCGCTGCTGCTGCTGGCGCTGGCGCCACTGCTGCTGGCGGTGGCGCTGGCGGTGCGGCTGGCGCTCGGCCGCCCGGTGCTGTTCCGCCAGAGCCGCGCCGGCCGGCATGGCCGCCCCTTCACCCTGATAAAATTCCGCTCGATGCGCGAGGGGCCGGGCGAGGATGCGGAGCGACTCGGCCGTTTCGGCCGGCTGTTGCGCGCCAGCGCGCTGGACGAGCTGCCGCAGCTGATCAACGTGCTGCGCGGCGAGATGAGCCTGGTCGGGCCGCGGCCGCTGCCGCTGGCCTATCTGCCCCGCTACACGCCGGCCCAGCGCAGCCGGCTGCGGGCCCGGCCCGGCCTGGCCGGCCCCGCCCAGGCGGCCGGGCGCAACGCCGTGCCCTGGGAAGAGCGTCTCGCGCGGGACGCGCTTTACGTGCAGCGCATCAGCGTCTGCGGCGATTTCCGTGCCGGTTTAGGAACAATCTTCATCCTTTTGAAAGGACATGGAGTCAACGCGCCAGGACACGCCACCATGCCGCGTTTTGACTCGAATGTTGCTGTGCCGCCGCCCGATCTTGACCGGGATTTAAACATTCACGGTTGA
- a CDS encoding O-antigen ligase family protein, giving the protein MTGAGRPAGLAAWRIDSASLASLAGLAGAALHFAGALKSTPPGAALPLDLTALAGAATLPLLALLLLTRRWRLHPLLGPPLAAAALLWLWLVLAGLWSASHAILPAKLADILLMAPPMLLGGLAIGADAASRRLFCAATLAIGPLVAASTAWGLASGQVVLGGAVGANPDLLRVQYQLAGLSIACAAGLGAVRLIEARRWRARLFWALYTLALAAGALLPGGRTALLALGLGVLLVPALRCWSAGRPRAALGWAAAAGLAGAAGFALLLARAEALDGLRTLERFTEGGLEASARPTLWRAALDWAGATLPWGLGTGGFTIAAGHGERRGLYPHNHALEALAEAGLPGLLLWLTCFGGGALVLLLRSRHAAPPRVARIAALVLPVALAALVSTDLGNRMVWFALGLALSLGVVARRAG; this is encoded by the coding sequence GTGACGGGGGCGGGCCGCCCCGCCGGGCTGGCGGCCTGGCGCATCGACAGCGCCAGCCTGGCCTCGCTGGCCGGGCTGGCCGGCGCGGCGCTGCATTTCGCCGGCGCGCTGAAATCGACGCCGCCCGGCGCGGCGCTGCCGCTCGACCTCACCGCGCTGGCCGGCGCCGCGACGCTGCCGCTGCTGGCGCTGCTGCTGCTGACGCGGCGCTGGCGGCTGCACCCGCTGCTGGGCCCGCCCCTGGCCGCCGCCGCCCTTCTGTGGCTGTGGCTGGTGCTGGCCGGGCTGTGGAGCGCCAGCCACGCCATCCTGCCCGCCAAGCTGGCCGACATCCTGCTGATGGCGCCGCCCATGCTGCTCGGCGGCCTGGCGATCGGCGCCGATGCCGCGTCGCGCCGGCTGTTCTGCGCCGCCACCCTGGCGATCGGGCCGCTGGTGGCCGCCAGCACCGCCTGGGGGCTGGCCAGCGGCCAGGTGGTGCTGGGCGGCGCGGTCGGCGCCAATCCCGACCTGCTGCGGGTGCAGTACCAGCTGGCCGGCCTGTCCATCGCCTGCGCCGCCGGGCTCGGCGCGGTGCGGCTGATCGAGGCGCGGCGCTGGCGGGCGCGGCTGTTCTGGGCGCTCTACACCCTGGCGCTGGCGGCGGGCGCGCTGCTGCCGGGCGGGCGCACCGCGCTGCTGGCGCTCGGCCTCGGCGTGCTGCTGGTGCCGGCGCTGCGCTGCTGGTCCGCCGGCCGGCCGCGCGCCGCTTTGGGCTGGGCCGCCGCCGCGGGCCTCGCCGGCGCCGCCGGCTTCGCCCTGCTGCTGGCCCGCGCCGAGGCGCTGGACGGGTTGCGCACGCTGGAGCGCTTCACCGAGGGCGGGCTGGAGGCCTCGGCCCGGCCGACCCTGTGGCGCGCCGCGCTGGACTGGGCGGGGGCGACGCTGCCCTGGGGCCTCGGCACCGGCGGCTTCACCATCGCCGCCGGGCATGGCGAACGGCGCGGCCTCTACCCGCACAACCACGCGCTGGAGGCGCTGGCCGAGGCCGGGCTGCCCGGGCTGCTGCTCTGGCTCACCTGTTTCGGCGGCGGCGCGCTGGTGCTGCTGCTGCGCAGCCGCCACGCGGCGCCGCCGCGCGTGGCGCGCATCGCCGCCCTGGTGCTGCCGGTGGCGCTGGCCGCGCTGGTCTCGACCGATCTCGGCAACCGCATGGTGTGGTTCGCGCTCGGCCTGGCGCTGTCGCTCGGCGTGGTGGCTCGCCGTGCCGGCTGA
- a CDS encoding heparinase II/III-family protein, translating to MDRAARDCPAACEEWPGPGPESRFFGTAPLPPPPALAPPDLARLRAALAALPPAAWHGPFDPAAESLGLDLFTPGDIRPVWEPNRLGAVPLLLQAARLWPEEGHRAALERRLAEWCAANPPYRGPNWACGQEAALRVLHLGLALVLAGQAAPSAALRRLLALHRARILATGAYAAAQDNNHSISEPAGLLACAWLLGRPAEAASAARALSRAVARLVAPDGGFAACSTGYHRLLLDTLAALEALRRHLGQPPLPAPLPQRAAAAAQWLARLLAPRGALPRLGHQDGSAFADLGAWGEADARGSAERALRLFAGASAGVAQEPGCRWLGLPEMPAAPRPAAWRASGSAGWERDGVRALLRSGPLRFRPGQSDLLHLELWQGDLPLLTDAGTGAYNPPRGAEWWLDYFPSARAHNTLVFDGTEPMPRLGRFLFGGWPRCRALPDGAARRDRQGHDHARRVRPLPDGAWQVEDRVAGRFRRVTLRWRLGPGQWRLQADGVAGPARLFLFADAPLALSLEEGHDSPAYGVVRPCLVLAARAEAPVTCLTTRIEPCPGGAGAAMPLDQLLRGVWRLRLWLLLACLALLAGGAALILSWPRAYVAQAVVAPAETTGLAASNLIAANVLTPGSLLDNRPSGNFAVYLAALRSPEAVALLLERTRLVEELAARRQEGPLAPLRGVLALLTEAAPPPDADDVQRWLERNLAVTQSLASLTWTLELTHPRREAAQEILALLHDFAETRVRDDLLTMIRRRVALLEGRLAQERDIYLRTPLFELLAQHQRAALVLAAENTVAARLVSGPSVELRPSVPNRPLLLALLLLAVPLACGFCGACLVLLRGPGR from the coding sequence TTGGATCGGGCCGCGCGGGACTGCCCGGCCGCATGCGAGGAATGGCCAGGCCCAGGCCCCGAGTCGCGGTTTTTCGGCACGGCGCCGCTGCCGCCGCCGCCCGCTCTGGCGCCGCCCGACCTCGCCCGGCTGCGCGCGGCGCTGGCGGCGCTGCCCCCCGCCGCCTGGCACGGCCCCTTCGACCCGGCCGCCGAATCGCTCGGCCTCGACCTCTTCACCCCGGGCGATATCCGCCCGGTCTGGGAGCCCAACCGGCTGGGCGCCGTGCCGCTGCTGCTGCAGGCCGCCCGCCTCTGGCCGGAGGAGGGCCACCGCGCCGCGCTGGAACGGCGGCTGGCGGAATGGTGCGCCGCCAACCCGCCCTATCGCGGCCCCAACTGGGCCTGCGGGCAGGAGGCGGCGCTGCGCGTGCTGCATCTCGGCCTGGCGCTGGTGCTGGCCGGGCAGGCCGCGCCCTCGGCCGCGCTGCGCCGGCTGCTGGCGCTGCACCGCGCCCGCATCCTGGCCACCGGCGCCTATGCCGCCGCGCAGGACAACAACCACAGCATCAGCGAGCCCGCCGGGCTGCTGGCCTGCGCCTGGCTGCTCGGCCGCCCCGCCGAGGCGGCCTCCGCCGCCCGCGCCCTCTCCCGCGCGGTGGCGCGGCTGGTGGCCCCCGATGGCGGCTTCGCCGCCTGCTCCACCGGCTATCACCGGCTGCTGCTGGACACGCTGGCGGCGCTGGAGGCGCTGCGCCGCCATCTCGGCCAGCCGCCCCTGCCGGCGCCGCTGCCGCAGCGCGCCGCCGCCGCCGCGCAATGGCTGGCGCGGCTGCTGGCGCCCCGCGGCGCGCTGCCACGGCTCGGCCACCAGGATGGCTCGGCCTTCGCCGATCTCGGCGCCTGGGGCGAGGCGGATGCGCGCGGCAGCGCCGAACGGGCGCTGCGGCTTTTTGCCGGGGCCTCGGCCGGCGTCGCGCAGGAGCCGGGCTGCCGCTGGCTCGGCCTGCCGGAGATGCCCGCCGCCCCCCGCCCGGCCGCCTGGCGCGCCAGCGGCAGCGCGGGGTGGGAGCGGGACGGGGTGCGCGCCCTGCTGCGCAGCGGCCCGCTGCGCTTCCGCCCCGGCCAGTCCGATTTGCTGCATCTGGAGCTGTGGCAGGGCGACCTGCCGCTGCTGACCGATGCCGGCACCGGCGCCTACAACCCGCCCCGGGGCGCCGAATGGTGGCTGGACTATTTCCCCTCCGCCCGCGCCCACAACACGCTGGTCTTCGACGGGACGGAGCCGATGCCGCGACTCGGCCGCTTCCTGTTCGGCGGCTGGCCGCGCTGCCGCGCCCTGCCCGATGGCGCGGCGCGGCGCGACCGCCAGGGCCATGACCATGCGCGGCGCGTGCGGCCGCTGCCCGATGGCGCCTGGCAGGTGGAGGATCGTGTCGCCGGGCGCTTCCGCCGCGTCACCCTGCGCTGGCGGCTCGGCCCCGGCCAGTGGCGGCTGCAGGCGGATGGGGTGGCGGGGCCGGCGCGGCTGTTCCTGTTCGCCGATGCGCCGCTCGCCTTGTCGCTGGAGGAGGGGCATGACAGCCCGGCCTATGGCGTGGTGCGCCCCTGCCTGGTGCTGGCCGCCCGCGCCGAGGCCCCGGTCACCTGCCTGACCACCCGCATCGAACCCTGCCCCGGCGGGGCCGGCGCCGCCATGCCGCTCGACCAGCTGCTGAGGGGCGTCTGGCGGCTGCGGCTCTGGCTGCTGCTGGCCTGCCTGGCGCTGCTGGCCGGCGGTGCCGCGCTGATCCTGAGCTGGCCGCGCGCCTATGTGGCGCAGGCGGTGGTGGCGCCGGCCGAGACCACGGGCCTTGCCGCCTCCAACCTGATCGCCGCCAATGTGCTGACGCCGGGCAGCCTGCTGGACAACCGGCCCAGCGGCAATTTCGCCGTCTATCTCGCCGCGCTGCGCAGCCCGGAGGCGGTGGCGCTGCTGCTGGAGCGCACCCGGCTGGTGGAGGAGCTGGCCGCCCGCCGCCAGGAGGGCCCGCTGGCCCCGCTGCGCGGCGTGCTGGCGCTGCTGACCGAGGCGGCGCCGCCGCCGGATGCCGATGACGTGCAGCGCTGGCTGGAGCGCAACCTGGCGGTGACGCAGTCCCTGGCCTCGCTGACCTGGACGCTGGAGCTGACGCATCCGCGGCGCGAGGCGGCGCAGGAGATCCTCGCCCTGCTGCACGACTTCGCCGAGACGCGGGTGCGCGACGACCTGCTGACCATGATCCGCCGCCGCGTCGCCCTGCTGGAGGGGCGGCTGGCGCAGGAGCGCGACATCTATCTGCGCACGCCGCTGTTCGAGCTGCTGGCCCAGCACCAGCGCGCCGCCCTGGTGCTGGCGGCGGAGAACACGGTGGCCGCGCGGCTGGTCTCCGGCCCCAGCGTGGAGCTGCGGCCCTCGGTGCCGAACCGGCCGCTGCTGCTGGCGCTGCTGCTGCTGGCGGTGCCGCTGGCCTGCGGCTTCTGCGGCGCCTGCCTGGTGCTGCTGCGGGGGCCCGGGCGGTGA